A region of Lycium barbarum isolate Lr01 chromosome 3, ASM1917538v2, whole genome shotgun sequence DNA encodes the following proteins:
- the LOC132630147 gene encoding pentatricopeptide repeat-containing protein At2g37320-like, translating to MSNLFSLYGMRTKLSLPFQIVTKTKRTFKEHRFIDILAPKPNVTKNHQNCLQLIEDFIQTDCKQNYKHPLEKKLSFSEQNYRHPLNKKLSFLNSNEDSISLLFRFHTEGSKIGVSLVSNAMSLCASRRDFSIGIQVHCLVIVNGFLSNVYVGSSLISFYSNFGGVVDAYQVFDEMPVRNVVSWSAMLNAFAQENELDMCLKLYKGMKGLGLKPNEFTFSSLLSACMGNGCFGHGRSIHCQIIVTGFDSYRHVVNAVLSMYCKCGEVKDALRVFENARSKDLVLWNSMICGYAQQGHAIQAIELFEEMKKQKVRPDSITFLGVLSSCRHAGFVKEGMYYFNSMVDYGVKPELDHYSCIVDLLGRARLLEEAREFIEKMPIQPNGVIWGSFLMSCRLQGNFRLGIEAAENRLALEPGSMSTHLQLVNLYAGLGYWDQAARVQKLMKEKGIKRDPGYSWIEISNQVFWFTAEDLSMGRNKSIASLVDILVDHMRSFGVEEFDFSE from the coding sequence ATGAGCAATCTATTTTCTCTTTATGGTATGAGAACAAAATTATCACTTCCCTTCCAAATTGTCACCAAGACAAAGAGGACATTTAAAGAGCATAGATTCATTGATATCTTAGCTCCAAAGCCAAATGTTACCAAGAATCACCAAAATTGTCTTCAACTCATTGAGGACTTTATTCAAACAGATTGTAAACAAAATTATAAACACCCATTGGAAAAAAAACTATCTTTTTCTGAGCAAAATTATAGACACCCATTGAATAAAAAACTGTCTTTTTTGAATTCAAATGAAGATTCAATTTCATTGCTTTTTAGGTTTCATACAGAAGGATCTAAAATTGGGGTTAGTTTAGTATCAAATGCAATGAGTTTATGTGCATCAAGAAGAGATTTTAGTATAGGGATTCAAGTTCATTGCTTAGTGATTGTTAATGGGTTTTTATCCAATGTTTATGTTGGTAGTTCTTTGATAAGTTTTTATAGTAATTTTGGAGGAGTGGTGGATGCTTACCaagtgtttgatgaaatgcctgtGAGAAATGTTGTGTCTTGGAGTGCTATGTTAAACGCGTTTGCGCAAGAGAATGAGTTGGATATGTGTTTGAAACTGTATAAGGGTATGAAGGGATTGGGGTTGAAACCTAACGAATTCACGTTTTCGAGCTTGTTGAGCGCGTGTATGGGTAACGGGTGTTTTGGTCATGGTAGGAGTATTCATTGCCAAATAATTGTTACAGGTTTTGATTCGTATAGACACGTTGTGAATGCCGTTTTGTCGATGTATTGTAAATGTGGGGAAGTAAAGGATGCTCTTCGCGTTTTTGAAAATGCGAGGAGCAAGGATTTGGTGTTGTGGAACTCGATGATTTGCGGATATGCACAGCAAGGACATGCAATTCAAGCTATCGAACTTTTCGAGGAAATGAAGAAGCAAAAAGTGAGACCTGATTCGATCACCTTCCTTGGAGTGTTATCTTCTTGCCGCCATGCAGGTTTTGTTAAAGAAGGCATGTATTACTTTAATTCAATGGTTGATTATGGTGTGAAGCCAGAGCTAGATCATTATTCATGTATCGTGGATCTTCTTGGACGAGCACGGTTATTAGAAGAGGCTCGGGAGTTTATCGAGAAGATGCCAATTCAACCAAATGGTGTTATATGGGGTTCCTTCCTTATGTCGTGCAGGCTTCAGGGGAATTTTCGGTTGGGGATTGAGGCTGCGGAGAATAGGCTTGCACTGGAACCGGGTTCCATGTCTACTCACTTGCAGCTGGTAAATTTATACGCGGGGTTAGGATACTGGGATCAGGCAGCTAGAGTGCAGAAGTTGATGAAAGAGAAAGGAATTAAAAGGGATCCTGGTTATAGTTGGATCGAGATAAGTAATCAAGTTTTTTGGTTTACTGCTGAAGACTTATCGATGGGACGTAATAAATCAATTGCTAGTTTGGTGGATATTTTGGTGGATCACATGAGAAGCTTTGGTGTAGAAGAATTTGATTTCAGTGAATAG